The proteins below are encoded in one region of Apium graveolens cultivar Ventura chromosome 4, ASM990537v1, whole genome shotgun sequence:
- the LOC141718266 gene encoding KH domain-containing protein At4g18375-like produces MAGQRNSYGKRSHSHSDYSDEGRSKRRNSGPERESFAIGAEDTVYRYLCPGRKIGSIIGRGGEIVKKIRADSKSKIRIGETVNGCDERVVTIYSSSDETNDFDGTDDRVCPSHDALFMVHDRIVADDMSDDSEEEPQVTVRLLVPSDQIGCVIGKGGQIVQSIRSDTGAQIRIMKDDHLPPCALASDELVQISGKGPVVRKALFQIAARLHDNPSRSQHMLISTKLPNAYESGGPVMGPTGGAPVMGLAPVMGSYGGYKGENGRWAGSIYSAPRDEPSSKEFSLHLVCPTANIGGVIGKGGSIINQIRQDSGANIKVNTAAADIDCIISISAKEFFENTFSPTIEAALRLQPSCSEKVERDSGLISFTTRLLVPTSRIGCLIGKGGSIITEMRNTTKANIRILTKEDVPKVASEDDEMVQISGDVDVAKDALLQVTSRLRGNLFDREGPVSAFVPVLPYLPMSVDHSDGMKYESRESRRYGREHSYSGGYGGPSDLPTSELYGSYGSLHSGGGSGSAYGGYGGYSSGRIGSSGYSGQSASRRRNYGH; encoded by the exons ATGGCTGGGCAGAGGAACAGTTACGGAAAGCGTTCTCATTCTCATTCGGATTATTCTGATGAAGGAAGGAGTAAAAGGAGGAATTCTGGTCCAGAAAGGGAGTCGTTTGCTATTGGGGCAGAAGATACCGTTTATCGGTATTTGTGCCCGGGAAGGAAGATTGGAAGTATTATAGGGAGGGGAGGAGAAATTGTTAAGAAGATACGAGCTGATAGTAAATCAAAGATAAGAATTGGTGAAACTGTGAATGGATGTGATGAACGTGTTGTGACTATATACAGCTCAAGTGATGAAACTAATGATTTTGATGGTACTGATGACCGTGTCTGTCCTTCGCATGATGCTCTTTTCATGGTACATGACAGAATTGTTGCCGATGACATGTCTGATGATTCTGAAGAAGAGCCACAAGTTACTGTTCGGCTTCTTGTACCGTCTGATCAGATTGGATGTGTTATTGGGAAAGGAGGGCAGATAGTTCAAAGCATTCGCAGTGATACTGGTGCACAGATTCGTATTATGAAGGACGATCATCTACCGCCTTGTGCACTGGCCTCTGATGAACTTGTACAG ATATCTGGGAAAGGTCCTGTTGTTAGGAAGGCTCTTTTTCAAATTGCCGCTCGTCTTCATGATAATCCATCGCGCTCCCAGCATATGCTAATTTCTACCAAGCTGCCAAATGCTTATGAGTCTGGAGGTCCGGTTATGGGTCCTACTGGTGGTGCCCCAGTTATGGGGTTAGCTCCTGTGATGGGTTCTTATGGTGGATACAAAGGTGAGAATGGACGCTGGGCAGGTTCCATTTACTCAGCTCCGAGAGATGAACCATCTTCGAAAGAATTCTCCCTACATCTAGTCTGTCCTACTGCAAACATCGGTGGTGTAATTGGCAAAGGTGGATCTATAATCAATCAAATTAGACAAGATTCTGGTGCGAATATTAAGGTTAATACTGCTGCTGCGGACATTGATTGCATAATATCAATTTCGGCCAAAGAG TTTTTTGAGAACACGTTCTCCCCAACAATTGAAGCAGCACTGCGACTGCAACCTAGCTGCAGTGAGAAAGTTGAAAGAGATTCAGGTCTTATTTCGTTCACTACTCGTCTTCTCGTTCCAACATCTCGAATTGGGTGCCTTATCGGGAAAGGAGGAAGTATAATTACCGAAATGAGGAATACCACTAAAGCTAATATTCGCATTCTTACAAAGGAGGATGTTCCGAAAGTTGCATCTGAGGATGATGAGATGGTTCAG ATATCCGGAGATGTTGATGTTGCAAAGGATGCTCTATTGCAAGTGACGTCAAGGCTGAGGGGAAACCTATTTGACAGGGAAGGTCCTGTATCTGCCTTTGTGCCAGTTCTTCCGTACCTTCCTATGTCTGTTGATCATTCAGATGGTATGAAATATGAAAGTAGAGAGAGTAGAAGATATGGCCGTGAACATTCATATTCTGGTGGTTATGGTGGGCCTAGTGATCTTCCAACAAGTGAATTGTATGGAAGTTATGGCAGTTTGCAT AGTGGCGGTGGTAGCGGCAGCGCTTACGGAGGCTATGGTGGCTATTCTTCAGGACGTATTGGTAGTTCTGG GTACTCCGGGCAAAGTGCTTCTCGGCGTAGGAATTACGGTCACTAA